A section of the Camelus dromedarius isolate mCamDro1 chromosome 14, mCamDro1.pat, whole genome shotgun sequence genome encodes:
- the EFHD2 gene encoding EF-hand domain-containing protein D2, whose translation MATDELASKLSRRLQMEGEGGGEAPEQPGLNGAAAAAGAPDEAAEALGSADEELSAKLLRRADLNQGIGEPQSPSRRVFNPYTEFKEFSRKQIKDMEKMFKQYDAGRDGFIDLMELKLMMEKLGAPQTHLGLKNMIKEVDEDFDSKLSFREFLLIFRKAAAGELQEDSGLHVLARLSEIDVSTEGVKGAKSFFEAKVQAINVSSRFEEEIKAEQEERKKQAEELKQRKAAFKELQSTFK comes from the exons ATGGCCACGGACGAGCTGGCCAGCAAGCTGAGCCGGCGGCTGCAGATGGAGGGCGAGGGCGGCGGCGAGGCCCCGGAGCAGCCCGGCCTGAacggagcggcggcggcggcgggggcgcccGACGAGGCGGCCGAGGCGCTGGGCAGCGCGGACGAGGAGCTGAGCGCCAAGCTGCTGCGGCGCGCCGACCTCAACCAGGGCATCGGCGAGCCCCAGTCGCCCAGTCGCCGCGTCTTCAACCCCTACACCGAGTTCAAGGAGTTCTCCAGGAAGCAGATCAAGGACATGGAGAAGATGTTCAAGCA GTACGATGCCGGCCGGGACGGCTTCATCGACCTGATGGAGCTAAAGCTGATGATGGAGAAACTCGGAGCCCCCCAGACCCACCTGGGCCTGAAAAACATGATCAAGGAAGTGGATGAAGACTTTGACAGCAAGCTCAGCTTCCGGGAG TTCCTCCTGATTTTCCGCAAGGCCGCAGCTGGGGAGCTGCAGGAGGACAGCGGGCTGCATGTGCTGGCCCGCCTCTCCGAGATCGACGTCTCCACCGAGGGCGTCAAGGGGGCCAAGAGCTTCTTTGAGGCCAAG GTCCAGGCCATCAACGTGTCCAGCCGCTTCGAGGAGGAGATCAAGGcggagcaggaggagaggaagaagcaggCGGAAGAGCTGAAACAGCGGAAAGCGGCCTTCAAGGAGCTGCAGTCCACGTTCAAGTAG